One Fundidesulfovibrio terrae genomic window carries:
- a CDS encoding DUF2845 domain-containing protein, with amino-acid sequence MKLKLELEKKGHGARRLAPILWLALVLTLACAPGDARADSMICTNGIASTGDHQAVVLAKCGEPQFRKIISTGDNNRIVEEHWGYFIDKQRIFIFINGFLSSIVY; translated from the coding sequence ATGAAACTGAAACTCGAACTGGAGAAGAAGGGACACGGGGCGCGAAGATTGGCCCCGATCCTCTGGCTAGCCCTTGTCCTCACTCTGGCGTGTGCTCCGGGTGATGCCCGGGCGGATTCCATGATCTGCACGAATGGGATTGCTTCCACAGGCGATCACCAGGCGGTTGTATTGGCCAAGTGCGGCGAGCCGCAATTTCGCAAGATCATCTCTACCGGAGACAACAATCGTATTGTCGAGGAGCACTGGGGCTATTTCATAGACAAACAACGGATTTTCATCTTCATAAACGGCTTCCTCAGCTCCATCGTGTATTGA
- a CDS encoding acetolactate synthase large subunit, whose protein sequence is MPEERADTTRSKALETCNGAESLVATLVESGVEVCFANPGTSEMHFVSALDRIPGLRPVLCLFEGVATGAADGYARMTGKPACTLLHLGPGFANGMANIHNARRAQSPMVNIVGDHATYHERYNAPLNSNINGFVEAISHWAHRSRSPRTVAADAARAVQAARQAPGQVATLILPADTAWLPAERPSPRLEVDPPSKVSEGALDAAAQALTSGKKTAILMRGAVLHGDGLQAAGRIVARTGSTLFCDTFPPRLRSGAGSPVVEMLPYRGKDILRRLGGFEQLLLVGAEPPVSFFAYPNQESWLTPSECEILTLSHPHEDGSAALAALAEAIGAPAAGSGASFEPPALPPPGPLTAEGVMRIVAALLPENAVVTDEGITSTLPYASLLTRAAPHDYLPITGGSIGDILPLSTGAAVAAPHRKVVCLEGDGSAMYTLQALWTQARERLDVVTVIYANRSYAVLDQELRLVQAASQGERARSLLDLHNPSLDWIKLAGGMGVQAVRADTTQAFAGAFAAALRESGPCLIEAVM, encoded by the coding sequence ATGCCTGAAGAGCGTGCGGACACCACCAGGTCAAAGGCCCTCGAGACTTGCAATGGGGCCGAATCCCTTGTCGCCACCCTGGTCGAGAGCGGGGTGGAAGTGTGTTTTGCCAATCCGGGCACCTCTGAAATGCATTTCGTCAGCGCGCTCGATCGCATCCCCGGCTTGCGTCCGGTGCTCTGTCTGTTCGAGGGCGTGGCGACAGGCGCGGCCGACGGCTACGCCCGCATGACGGGCAAGCCGGCCTGCACCCTGCTCCACCTCGGCCCGGGTTTCGCCAACGGTATGGCCAACATACACAACGCCCGCCGCGCGCAGTCGCCCATGGTGAACATCGTCGGCGACCACGCCACCTACCATGAACGCTACAACGCGCCGCTGAACTCGAACATCAATGGTTTTGTCGAAGCCATTTCCCATTGGGCGCACCGGTCGCGAAGCCCCCGCACCGTGGCGGCCGATGCCGCGCGCGCGGTGCAGGCCGCCCGTCAGGCGCCTGGGCAGGTGGCAACCCTGATCCTGCCCGCTGATACAGCCTGGCTGCCGGCGGAACGCCCCTCACCCCGGCTCGAGGTCGACCCTCCCTCGAAGGTCTCCGAGGGGGCCCTCGACGCTGCGGCACAGGCCCTGACCAGCGGCAAAAAAACTGCGATCCTCATGCGCGGCGCCGTGCTCCACGGAGACGGGCTTCAGGCTGCCGGGCGTATTGTCGCCAGAACGGGGAGCACGCTCTTCTGCGACACCTTCCCCCCTCGTTTGCGGAGCGGAGCCGGTTCGCCGGTCGTCGAAATGCTTCCGTACCGCGGCAAGGACATTCTCCGGCGTCTGGGCGGCTTTGAGCAGCTACTGCTGGTCGGCGCCGAGCCCCCGGTGTCCTTCTTCGCCTATCCCAACCAGGAGAGCTGGCTGACACCGTCTGAATGCGAAATTCTGACGCTGTCCCACCCCCATGAGGATGGCAGCGCCGCGCTGGCCGCCCTGGCCGAGGCGATAGGCGCACCCGCGGCGGGTTCCGGAGCTTCTTTTGAGCCGCCCGCCCTTCCGCCGCCCGGCCCGCTCACGGCAGAAGGCGTCATGCGCATCGTCGCCGCGCTGTTGCCGGAAAACGCCGTTGTCACCGATGAAGGGATCACGTCCACGCTCCCATATGCTTCCCTGCTCACCAGGGCGGCGCCCCACGACTACCTTCCGATCACGGGCGGCTCCATCGGCGACATCCTGCCCCTGAGCACGGGCGCGGCCGTTGCCGCGCCGCATCGCAAGGTCGTCTGCCTGGAGGGCGACGGCAGCGCCATGTATACCCTGCAGGCCCTTTGGACCCAGGCCAGAGAACGGCTCGACGTTGTCACGGTGATTTATGCCAACAGGTCGTATGCCGTTCTGGATCAGGAGTTGCGCCTGGTCCAGGCGGCGTCCCAAGGGGAGCGGGCCCGGTCCTTGCTCGACCTGCATAATCCTTCCCTCGATTGGATCAAGCTG